One genomic region from Spirulina subsalsa PCC 9445 encodes:
- a CDS encoding P-loop ATPase, Sll1717 family produces MNPSKLREELKRKFSNNFQLDVGEGGFVLLTVISEVFNGKSRSERLQTVDPLIQKADLSVGLIELYTPEEASEQGIALSDTNSEIPTSWQKAVDMLASGKTVSEKNSHQVKRVVFYSYKGGVGRTTALIQTAFQLIRSGQRVVIVDMDVEAPGLHTLLPAQKAPLKVGLVDYLWERQTCFLNEVYQPQVELGGDEGIIYSVTDTHSKRPLFVVPAGNIGRRYVQRLSLLTTTHLFDQADAPWLQFEQELWEQFQPDIMLIDARTGLNEWGGFTLLGLADDIFIVLYPSEQNAEGVRFVKNTLNELTRADVKLVLSPVPEGIIGTNLVDNIKHSLELTNDQQKELIQIPYHPNIAGVTQFPVETALPYYAPIANYLLEKNSVLESDALISSSNRLNLVSSLSFSERDAASILDNDFDKIFQKTTDFDRCLDDAVWVIRGRKGTGKSTLYTLFTQHRENAEKYARGRLENITILSGHGNSDQFRPTGDVFEQIGQKINQQKKDWLSLWRAYVVVQIYRSIPEFIEILKQAKFKSLLSRLNYNFSLDKYKNTWEAKHTHKLVEFVTNEDLNSCCRDALSYYNQSLSEAAQKIWLLYDDLDQDIKEGSNWQQEALGGLMRLIYDLNNQGLYHIRFKVFLREDIWSNLIFTNKSHFGEARTLLLQWGKIDFLRLAYRLAIGGSIDFKMLSNRVLPLADSEIDEASEDALRQALAPLWGLKVEKGKNAYVSQWVYSRLTDASNNTYPRSLTILLNKAREVELAAQNKNVASNRLLGWKSLTEGLEAASQERCDAIKNEYPEFLEFFESMNKLSSLFKEEDLELLWRDTVANQSNLSFENFLKRLQQIGLIAERKDKKRYDYAVADLYVYGFGVKRRQGQRK; encoded by the coding sequence ATGAATCCCTCAAAACTGCGTGAAGAACTGAAGCGTAAATTCTCCAATAATTTTCAACTGGATGTTGGAGAGGGTGGTTTTGTGTTGTTGACCGTGATCTCAGAAGTGTTTAACGGGAAGAGTAGATCCGAGCGATTACAGACAGTTGACCCCTTAATTCAAAAAGCTGATTTATCTGTTGGGCTCATTGAACTATACACCCCTGAAGAAGCAAGTGAACAGGGCATAGCACTATCAGATACAAACAGTGAAATTCCGACATCATGGCAAAAAGCTGTCGATATGTTGGCATCGGGCAAAACTGTTTCTGAGAAAAACAGTCATCAGGTTAAGCGTGTCGTATTTTATTCTTACAAGGGGGGAGTCGGCAGAACTACGGCATTAATCCAAACGGCTTTTCAATTAATCCGTTCTGGTCAGCGCGTTGTTATTGTTGACATGGATGTTGAAGCACCGGGATTACATACTTTACTTCCTGCTCAAAAAGCCCCGTTAAAAGTAGGTTTAGTCGATTATTTATGGGAGCGCCAAACTTGTTTTTTAAATGAAGTTTATCAACCTCAAGTTGAGTTAGGGGGCGACGAGGGCATTATCTACAGCGTCACCGATACACATTCTAAACGTCCTTTGTTCGTTGTACCTGCGGGGAATATTGGGCGGAGATATGTGCAGCGATTATCACTGTTGACCACTACACACCTTTTTGATCAGGCTGATGCTCCATGGTTGCAGTTTGAGCAGGAACTTTGGGAGCAGTTTCAACCTGACATCATGCTGATTGATGCACGAACAGGACTCAATGAATGGGGCGGTTTCACGTTGTTAGGGCTGGCAGATGATATTTTTATCGTCTTATATCCTAGTGAACAAAATGCTGAAGGTGTTCGTTTTGTTAAAAACACTTTAAATGAACTAACTCGTGCTGATGTCAAATTGGTATTATCCCCTGTTCCTGAAGGTATCATCGGCACTAATTTAGTGGACAATATAAAACATTCTTTAGAGTTAACTAATGATCAGCAAAAAGAACTGATCCAAATTCCTTATCATCCTAATATTGCGGGTGTTACTCAGTTTCCGGTTGAGACGGCTTTGCCTTACTACGCTCCCATTGCAAATTATTTACTAGAAAAAAATAGTGTATTAGAATCTGACGCACTAATTAGTTCATCTAACCGTTTAAATTTAGTAAGCTCTTTATCCTTTTCAGAACGTGATGCTGCTAGTATTTTAGATAATGATTTTGATAAAATTTTTCAAAAAACAACTGATTTTGACCGTTGCTTAGACGATGCTGTTTGGGTGATTCGAGGGCGGAAAGGTACAGGTAAGTCAACGCTCTATACTTTATTTACTCAGCATCGTGAAAATGCGGAAAAATATGCACGGGGTCGGCTAGAAAATATAACCATATTGTCAGGCCACGGCAATAGTGACCAATTTAGACCCACAGGTGATGTTTTTGAGCAAATTGGTCAAAAAATTAATCAACAGAAAAAGGATTGGTTATCGTTATGGCGGGCTTATGTTGTGGTTCAAATTTATCGTTCAATTCCTGAATTTATTGAAATATTGAAGCAGGCTAAATTTAAAAGTTTACTTTCTCGATTAAACTATAACTTTTCTCTAGATAAGTACAAAAATACTTGGGAAGCAAAACATACTCATAAACTGGTTGAATTTGTCACGAATGAAGATTTAAATTCCTGTTGCCGAGATGCTTTGAGTTATTATAATCAGTCATTGAGTGAAGCGGCACAAAAAATCTGGTTACTTTATGATGATTTAGATCAGGATATTAAAGAAGGTAGTAATTGGCAACAAGAGGCCTTGGGCGGGCTGATGCGTCTGATTTACGATCTCAATAATCAAGGCTTATATCATATTCGTTTTAAAGTATTTTTGCGAGAGGATATCTGGAGTAATTTGATTTTCACGAATAAAAGTCATTTTGGTGAAGCACGGACTTTACTATTGCAGTGGGGAAAAATTGATTTTTTGCGTTTAGCTTATCGTTTAGCGATTGGCGGGTCTATCGATTTCAAAATGCTTTCTAACCGTGTTTTGCCTCTGGCAGATAGTGAGATTGATGAAGCCAGTGAAGATGCTTTACGTCAAGCATTAGCGCCCTTATGGGGTTTGAAGGTTGAAAAGGGCAAAAATGCTTATGTGTCTCAATGGGTGTATTCCCGGTTAACTGATGCCAGTAACAACACTTATCCGCGTTCTTTAACTATTTTACTCAATAAAGCCAGAGAGGTAGAGTTAGCGGCACAAAACAAAAATGTAGCGAGTAATCGTTTATTGGGTTGGAAGTCTTTAACTGAGGGTTTAGAGGCTGCTTCTCAGGAACGGTGCGATGCGATCAAAAATGAATATCCAGAATTCTTAGAATTTTTTGAGAGTATGAATAAATTAAGTTCTTTGTTTAAGGAGGAGGATTTAGAGCTATTATGGCGCGATACTGTGGCGAATCAGTCTAATTTGTCTTTCGAGAATTTCTTAAAAAGATTGCAGCAAATTGGTTTGATAGCTGAACGAAAGGATAAAAAGCGTTATGACTATGCTGTGGCTGATTTATATGTTTATGGGTTTGGCGTTAAGCGGAGACAGGGGCAGCGAAAATAA
- the cphA gene encoding cyanophycin synthetase, which produces MKILKTLTLRGPNYWSIRYHKLIVMRLDLEDLDERYSNQIPGFYEGLNDVLPSLVEHYCSPGYRGGFLERVREGTLMGHIIEHVALELQELAGMRVGFGRTRETAERGVYNVVFEYMDERAGRYAGRAAVRLCQSIVDTGTYPRVELEQDLQDLRELWSNASLGPSTETIITEADERKIPWIQLSARAMLQLGYGVHQKRIQATLSDYSSILAVELACDKEGTKTILRDAGIPVPQGTVIQYFDELEEAIEDVGGYPIVIKPLDGNHGRGITIDINSWEEAQEAYDLASNAAKTRSVIIERYYRGSDHRILVVNGEVVAVAERVPAHVTGDGRSTISELIDITNEDPRRGDGHDNVLTRITLDKTAIDVLKRQGYDLDSVLPEGERVFLRATANLSTGGIAIDRTDEIHPENIWLAKRVVKNIGLDIAGIDVVTSDISKPLRETDGVVVEVNAAPGFRMHAAPSVGLPRNVGGAVLDMLFPPGTPSRIPIISITGTNGKTTTTRLIAHIFRQTGKVIGYTTTDGIYIGDYLVEKGDTTGPQSAQVILRDPTVEVAVLETARGGILRAGLAFDSCDVGVVLNVAADHLGIGDIDTIEQLTSLKSVVAEATSPNGYVVLNADDERVAGMAERVKGKIAYFSMNPENPVLQDHLRRGRLVAVYENGYLSILEGSLTFRIEEAKNVPITMGGMAPFMIANALAACLAAFAQGVDVELIRQGLRTFNLSAEKTPGRMNLFDLGQYHVLLDYAHNPASYEALGGFVKNWQGDRVGVIGGPGDRRDEDLIQLGRLSAQMFDYMIVKEDYDRRGRNSGEVADLIIKGILQENPEAQYDRILDEQEAITTGFEKVKDGGLVVILPESVGAAMKRIEAEQAKQG; this is translated from the coding sequence ATGAAAATTCTCAAAACCCTAACCCTCAGAGGACCCAACTATTGGAGCATTCGCTATCACAAGCTGATTGTCATGCGCTTGGATTTAGAAGACCTCGATGAGCGTTACTCCAACCAAATCCCAGGGTTTTATGAAGGGCTAAACGACGTATTGCCCAGTCTCGTCGAACACTACTGTTCACCGGGCTACCGGGGTGGTTTTCTAGAACGGGTACGCGAGGGAACCTTAATGGGGCATATCATTGAACACGTTGCCCTAGAACTCCAAGAACTCGCCGGAATGCGCGTTGGCTTTGGTCGCACCCGAGAAACCGCCGAGCGAGGCGTGTATAATGTGGTTTTTGAATACATGGACGAACGAGCCGGACGCTACGCCGGACGCGCTGCCGTTCGTCTCTGTCAGAGCATCGTCGATACCGGAACCTATCCCCGGGTCGAACTCGAACAAGACCTACAAGACCTCCGTGAACTCTGGTCAAACGCCTCCCTTGGCCCCAGCACCGAAACCATCATCACCGAAGCCGACGAACGCAAAATTCCCTGGATTCAACTCAGTGCGCGAGCCATGTTGCAACTGGGTTATGGAGTCCACCAAAAACGGATTCAAGCCACCCTCAGCGACTATTCCAGCATTCTCGCCGTAGAATTGGCCTGTGACAAAGAAGGGACCAAAACCATTCTCCGCGATGCAGGAATTCCCGTCCCTCAAGGCACCGTGATTCAATATTTCGACGAACTCGAAGAAGCCATAGAAGATGTCGGGGGCTATCCCATCGTGATTAAACCCCTCGACGGCAACCACGGACGGGGCATCACCATTGATATTAACAGTTGGGAAGAAGCCCAAGAAGCCTACGATCTCGCCAGTAATGCGGCTAAAACCCGCTCGGTCATTATTGAGCGCTACTATCGCGGCAGTGACCACCGGATTTTAGTCGTCAATGGGGAAGTCGTCGCCGTGGCCGAACGAGTCCCCGCCCACGTCACTGGAGACGGGCGCTCCACTATCAGCGAATTAATTGATATTACCAACGAAGACCCCCGCCGGGGTGATGGTCATGATAATGTTTTAACCCGGATAACCCTTGACAAAACCGCCATTGATGTGCTTAAGCGGCAAGGTTATGATCTCGACTCCGTACTCCCAGAAGGGGAACGGGTGTTTTTGCGCGCCACCGCTAACTTGAGTACCGGGGGGATTGCCATTGACCGCACCGATGAAATTCACCCAGAAAATATTTGGTTAGCCAAACGGGTAGTGAAAAACATTGGTTTAGACATTGCAGGGATTGATGTTGTCACCTCAGATATTAGCAAACCCTTGCGAGAAACCGACGGCGTAGTAGTAGAAGTCAACGCCGCCCCCGGATTCCGGATGCACGCCGCCCCCAGTGTAGGTTTACCCCGCAATGTAGGCGGTGCGGTGTTAGATATGTTATTCCCCCCCGGCACCCCCAGTCGTATCCCGATTATTTCCATTACCGGAACCAACGGCAAAACCACCACCACCCGCCTGATTGCCCATATCTTCCGTCAAACGGGCAAAGTGATCGGTTACACCACCACCGACGGGATTTATATTGGGGATTACCTCGTGGAAAAAGGCGACACCACCGGCCCCCAAAGCGCCCAGGTGATTTTACGCGACCCCACCGTAGAGGTGGCTGTGTTAGAAACGGCGCGGGGTGGGATTTTGCGCGCGGGTCTAGCCTTTGATAGTTGTGATGTAGGGGTAGTTTTGAACGTGGCGGCCGACCATTTAGGCATCGGCGACATTGACACCATTGAACAGTTAACCTCCTTAAAGAGTGTTGTAGCTGAAGCGACTTCCCCTAATGGTTATGTGGTGTTAAACGCCGATGATGAACGGGTAGCAGGGATGGCGGAACGGGTGAAGGGGAAAATCGCTTATTTCTCCATGAATCCAGAGAATCCCGTCTTACAGGATCATTTACGCCGAGGTAGACTGGTAGCCGTATATGAAAATGGCTATCTGTCCATTTTGGAGGGGAGTTTAACCTTCCGCATTGAAGAGGCGAAAAATGTTCCCATTACCATGGGGGGGATGGCACCCTTTATGATTGCCAACGCTTTGGCGGCCTGTCTAGCGGCCTTTGCTCAGGGGGTGGATGTGGAGTTAATTCGCCAAGGCCTACGCACGTTTAATTTATCGGCCGAGAAAACCCCCGGACGGATGAATTTATTTGATTTGGGTCAATATCATGTTTTGTTGGATTATGCCCACAATCCGGCGAGTTATGAGGCGCTAGGTGGCTTTGTGAAGAATTGGCAGGGCGATCGCGTAGGCGTGATTGGCGGCCCAGGAGATCGACGGGATGAAGACTTGATCCAATTGGGTCGTCTTTCGGCGCAAATGTTTGATTACATGATCGTTAAGGAAGATTATGACCGTCGCGGTCGCAATTCTGGGGAAGTGGCTGATCTGATTATTAAAGGCATCCTGCAAGAAAATCCCGAAGCCCAGTATGACCGGATTTTGGATGAACAGGAAGCCATTACCACCGGGTTTGAAAAGGTCAAGGATGGCGGTTTAGTGGTCATCCTGCCGGAAAGTGTCGGTGCAGCCATGAAGCGCATTGAGGCGGAACAAGCGAAGCAGGGTTAA
- a CDS encoding tellurite resistance TerB C-terminal domain-containing protein, with protein MPSRNKKLVNQVILGSIAFSLSFGLGLLLSREFKQGVLTGIAALPASYGCAIALYRKRVQQDKQLKQGLHHQIQLLLQQRDNCQEEIAIALHQRQTLESNLDALYSEREQILMRVAELHQYRKELYQSLPTQQQKTLLGTNPWQSPQLQAAPDHPVEFKRGGVAHGVLVQKSEDRLEQLQSEYDQLQGQILAQQTKREQLIPELTQLSRQKYKLSQELQTLKDELKDLQNFQEKLSQSLAELELQREYNDEQIFYKEARREGLELEIENLEKILLEKQELWQNLEPKMLKWERLQAEGVKLEENQSSLTAELHQLAEDKHRLSLELNQLRQNQSTLTVELNQLAQEKQSLSAELNQLRQNQSTLTTELNQLAQEKQNLSAELATLEDQLTTPIRTPSTPSKPAPFPEEWLDFLHNLCGSEKQTLKAILDQDEERLKQLADEVTTMPEVLIDALNEKALNTIGDTFLIRQNLAILPTIDEEYHSLFSQPLSLQFQDLLTLIHSTHAENT; from the coding sequence ATGCCATCTAGAAACAAGAAGCTGGTCAATCAGGTGATTTTGGGGTCCATTGCTTTTTCTCTTAGCTTTGGACTAGGACTCTTGCTGAGTCGGGAGTTTAAGCAGGGGGTGTTAACGGGGATTGCGGCGCTGCCTGCAAGTTATGGCTGTGCGATCGCACTTTATCGGAAACGGGTACAGCAGGACAAGCAATTGAAACAAGGTTTGCACCATCAAATCCAGTTGCTACTGCAACAACGGGACAATTGTCAGGAAGAAATTGCGATCGCACTCCACCAACGACAAACCCTAGAATCTAATCTCGATGCCTTATACAGCGAACGAGAACAGATTCTAATGCGCGTGGCTGAACTGCATCAATACCGCAAGGAGTTGTATCAATCCCTTCCCACTCAACAGCAAAAGACCTTGCTGGGAACAAATCCGTGGCAGTCCCCCCAACTGCAAGCCGCACCGGATCATCCGGTAGAATTTAAACGGGGAGGAGTCGCTCATGGGGTGTTAGTCCAGAAAAGCGAAGACCGTTTAGAACAGCTACAAAGTGAATATGATCAGTTACAAGGGCAAATTTTAGCCCAACAAACTAAGCGGGAGCAACTGATTCCTGAGTTAACCCAACTCAGTCGGCAAAAATATAAACTGAGTCAGGAACTACAAACCCTAAAAGACGAACTAAAAGACCTGCAAAACTTTCAGGAAAAATTAAGTCAATCCCTAGCAGAATTAGAACTGCAACGGGAATATAATGATGAGCAAATTTTTTACAAAGAAGCTCGGCGAGAAGGACTAGAGTTAGAAATTGAGAATCTAGAGAAAATTTTACTCGAAAAACAGGAACTCTGGCAAAACCTTGAGCCTAAAATGTTAAAATGGGAACGTTTACAGGCAGAGGGGGTCAAACTTGAAGAAAATCAATCGAGCCTAACGGCTGAACTGCATCAATTAGCAGAAGATAAGCACCGTTTAAGCTTAGAACTGAATCAGTTAAGACAAAATCAATCCACCTTGACAGTAGAACTGAATCAGTTAGCCCAAGAAAAGCAAAGCCTAAGCGCAGAACTGAATCAGTTAAGACAAAATCAATCTACCTTGACAACAGAACTGAATCAATTAGCCCAAGAAAAGCAGAACTTGAGCGCAGAACTAGCCACCTTAGAAGACCAACTGACAACCCCCATCCGAACCCCTTCCACCCCCAGCAAACCCGCCCCTTTTCCTGAAGAATGGCTTGACTTTTTACACAATTTATGCGGTTCAGAAAAGCAAACCTTAAAAGCCATTTTAGACCAAGATGAAGAGCGGCTAAAACAACTAGCGGATGAGGTGACAACCATGCCCGAAGTGTTAATTGATGCCCTGAACGAAAAAGCCTTAAATACCATTGGTGACACCTTCTTAATCCGGCAAAACTTAGCCATTCTTCCGACCATTGACGAGGAATATCATTCCCTGTTTAGCCAACCCCTCAGCCTGCAATTTCAAGACCTATTGACCCTGATCCATTCAACCCATGCAGAAAATACCTAA
- a CDS encoding ATP-binding protein: protein MQKIPKRVSTALINALAAGVVPRIGLEHIAVGRELEISAIAQDLENISEGGAGFRFVVGRYGAGKSFMLQLIRNLAMEQGFVVADADLSPELRLAGSKNQAVATYRELMKNIATRTSPKGGAISLILEKWTSGILSQVAQTTGKRPGEEGFDDQVELKIREVVDHLEGLVHGFDFANVIIAYWRGYREDNQDKQDNALRWLRGEFSSKTEARTALDVRVIIDDETWYDYLKLWAKFASDIGYKGLIVLLDEAIHLYKISHSRSRQSNYDRLLAMFNDTMQGKAEYLGVIIGGTPQLVEDKRRGLFSDEAWRTRLAKSRFHQDGLQDYSGPVIELEPLTSEQLSQLLQRLIEVHAQHFKYQSPLGLAEIEDFKQEVTNRLGADKLFTPRELVRDFMSLLNILQQNSQVDFRDFIHSPEFKLEAVEMNHHADEFAEFTL from the coding sequence ATGCAGAAAATACCTAAACGAGTATCTACAGCCTTAATCAATGCTTTAGCGGCCGGAGTTGTCCCTCGGATTGGGTTGGAACATATTGCCGTCGGTCGAGAATTGGAAATTAGTGCGATCGCCCAAGACTTAGAAAACATCAGTGAAGGGGGGGCAGGTTTTCGCTTCGTCGTCGGGCGCTACGGAGCCGGGAAAAGCTTTATGCTACAACTAATCCGCAACCTTGCCATGGAACAGGGATTCGTCGTAGCCGATGCCGATCTTTCCCCAGAATTACGTTTAGCAGGCAGTAAAAATCAAGCCGTAGCCACCTATCGGGAATTAATGAAAAACATCGCCACCCGCACCTCTCCCAAAGGGGGCGCGATTTCCCTCATCCTCGAAAAATGGACCAGTGGCATCCTCTCCCAAGTCGCCCAAACCACCGGAAAACGCCCCGGAGAGGAAGGATTTGATGATCAAGTAGAACTAAAAATCCGGGAAGTGGTAGATCACCTTGAGGGCTTAGTCCATGGCTTTGATTTTGCCAATGTTATTATTGCCTACTGGCGGGGTTATCGGGAAGACAATCAAGACAAACAAGACAACGCTTTAAGGTGGTTACGGGGAGAATTTAGCAGCAAAACCGAAGCCAGAACCGCCCTAGATGTGCGAGTGATTATTGACGATGAAACTTGGTATGATTACCTAAAACTTTGGGCTAAATTTGCCTCAGATATTGGCTATAAAGGCTTAATTGTGCTATTAGATGAAGCCATCCATCTGTATAAAATCTCTCATAGTCGTTCCAGACAAAGTAACTATGATCGACTCCTAGCCATGTTTAACGACACCATGCAGGGGAAAGCCGAGTATTTAGGCGTAATTATTGGCGGAACTCCTCAACTGGTAGAAGATAAACGGCGGGGATTATTTAGTGATGAAGCTTGGCGAACCCGTTTAGCCAAAAGTCGCTTTCACCAAGACGGATTACAAGACTATTCTGGCCCGGTGATTGAATTAGAACCCCTAACCTCTGAACAACTCTCCCAACTCTTGCAACGCTTGATTGAAGTTCATGCCCAGCATTTTAAATATCAAAGCCCGTTAGGATTAGCCGAAATTGAAGATTTTAAGCAAGAAGTAACCAATCGCTTGGGAGCAGATAAACTCTTTACCCCTCGTGAGTTAGTGCGAGATTTTATGAGTTTATTAAATATCTTGCAACAAAATTCTCAAGTAGACTTTAGGGACTTTATCCACAGTCCAGAATTTAAATTAGAGGCTGTGGAAATGAATCATCACGCTGATGAATTTGCAGAATTTACCTTGTAA
- a CDS encoding adenylate/guanylate cyclase domain-containing protein, translating into MPLSNTGSILASLTQFTQLNRTTVLTDRVKNLSIAEFICLLDFITAEFQQFLRAIDMINNEALETMLEQVMDAFTLKIGQILQADRTIIFLLDSTKGQLWGKINQQGDSEAKDIRLPLNVGIAGYVAATGELLNIQETKDHPLFNVDIDGIPNYPIQNVLCMPILSSTQQVVAVVELLNKSGGVPFDGEDEERFRDFASSIGIILETCQSFYMAARNQRGAAALLRATSSLGQSLDLEATLKSVMEQARRLMKADRSTLFMLSREKGELWSKIAKADGKTMMEIRLPANRGIAGYVATTGKTVNIADAYKDSRFDPSTDKRTGYRTQSILCMPVFNSSGELIAVTQLINKENGGSFSSSDEEFMQAFNIQAGIALENAKLFETVLTEKQYQKDILESLSDAVISTDFMGRIFTINDAALELLGCPEEQIRDAKIRQLWEYKLLGRHVWDVLPVDNIHFRLQDSLATGARHYVPEQTLKVGIAHKKPGDVSVLPCVLAIPSSENPKVYIPWNETPCPREELLYEEQDEIVPIERSVNLTVNPLTNAEGEVQGGLVVLEDISNEKRIKSTLYRYMTPSVAEQVIALGEQSMMVGERKDVSILFSDIRGYTTMTENVEATEVVALLNQYFETMVEAVFNHQGTLDKFIGDALMAVFGAPLPLPENHAWLAVQSALDMRRRLVEFNQKCVFENQPQIRFGIGISSGEVVSGNIGSNKRMDYTVIGDAVNLSSRLESLTKEYACDIIISEYTYNLCGGAARLLTRELDKTRVKGKSKAVRIYELIGLKPAYLDPQTEHFLEIYHQGREAYLARDFQRALGLFTEAARLRPQDHPTEIHVQRCQLYLKTPPPESWDGIHIMTTK; encoded by the coding sequence ATGCCCCTATCGAATACTGGGAGCATTTTAGCTTCTCTCACCCAGTTTACTCAATTAAATCGCACTACCGTCTTGACCGATCGCGTCAAGAATCTTTCCATTGCTGAATTTATCTGTTTATTAGATTTTATTACGGCGGAATTTCAGCAATTTTTGCGTGCCATTGACATGATTAATAACGAAGCTCTAGAAACCATGCTAGAGCAAGTTATGGATGCCTTTACGCTGAAAATTGGGCAAATTTTACAGGCGGATCGGACGATTATTTTTCTCTTAGATAGTACGAAAGGACAACTTTGGGGCAAAATTAATCAACAAGGGGACAGTGAAGCGAAAGATATTCGCTTACCTTTGAATGTGGGAATTGCAGGCTATGTAGCCGCGACGGGAGAATTATTGAATATTCAAGAGACTAAAGATCATCCTCTGTTTAATGTAGATATTGATGGTATCCCCAATTATCCCATTCAAAATGTGCTATGTATGCCGATTTTAAGCAGCACTCAACAAGTGGTTGCTGTGGTGGAGTTATTAAATAAATCGGGAGGGGTGCCTTTTGATGGAGAAGATGAGGAAAGATTTCGAGATTTTGCCTCATCCATTGGCATTATTTTAGAAACTTGTCAATCTTTTTATATGGCCGCTCGCAATCAACGGGGGGCGGCGGCTTTATTGCGGGCAACCTCAAGTTTGGGGCAAAGTTTAGACTTAGAAGCCACTTTAAAATCGGTGATGGAACAAGCGCGGCGCTTAATGAAAGCGGATCGTAGTACGCTGTTTATGTTAAGCCGAGAAAAGGGGGAGTTATGGAGTAAAATTGCCAAGGCGGATGGGAAAACGATGATGGAGATTCGTCTCCCCGCGAATCGTGGTATTGCGGGCTATGTGGCAACAACGGGGAAAACGGTTAATATTGCCGATGCTTATAAAGATAGTCGCTTTGACCCTTCAACGGATAAAAGAACGGGGTATCGGACTCAAAGTATTTTATGTATGCCTGTGTTTAATTCCAGTGGGGAATTAATTGCGGTGACTCAGTTAATTAATAAGGAGAATGGGGGAAGTTTTAGTAGTTCTGATGAAGAGTTTATGCAGGCGTTCAATATTCAGGCGGGAATTGCTTTAGAGAATGCCAAGTTATTTGAAACGGTTTTAACAGAAAAGCAATATCAAAAGGATATTTTAGAGAGTTTATCGGATGCGGTAATTTCGACGGATTTTATGGGTCGTATTTTTACAATTAATGATGCGGCTTTAGAGTTATTAGGCTGTCCAGAGGAACAAATTCGTGATGCCAAAATTCGGCAGTTATGGGAGTATAAATTATTGGGTCGCCATGTTTGGGATGTGTTACCTGTGGATAATATTCATTTTCGCTTGCAGGATAGTTTAGCGACGGGTGCAAGGCATTATGTGCCGGAGCAAACTCTTAAAGTGGGGATTGCTCATAAAAAGCCGGGGGATGTATCGGTTTTACCTTGTGTTTTGGCGATTCCGAGTTCTGAAAATCCCAAGGTTTATATTCCTTGGAATGAAACACCCTGTCCGAGAGAAGAGTTATTATATGAGGAGCAAGATGAGATTGTCCCGATTGAACGCAGTGTGAATTTAACGGTTAATCCTTTAACCAATGCGGAGGGAGAAGTTCAGGGGGGATTGGTCGTTTTAGAGGATATTAGTAACGAAAAACGGATTAAATCGACGCTGTACCGTTATATGACTCCTAGTGTAGCAGAACAAGTTATTGCTCTGGGGGAACAGTCTATGATGGTGGGGGAACGAAAGGATGTGTCGATTTTGTTTTCTGATATTCGTGGCTATACTACTATGACGGAAAATGTGGAAGCTACGGAGGTGGTGGCTTTATTAAATCAGTATTTTGAAACGATGGTAGAGGCGGTTTTTAATCATCAAGGGACGTTAGATAAGTTTATTGGGGATGCTTTGATGGCGGTTTTTGGCGCACCGTTACCCTTGCCAGAAAATCACGCTTGGTTAGCGGTACAATCGGCGTTAGATATGCGTCGTCGTTTGGTAGAATTTAATCAAAAATGTGTGTTTGAAAATCAACCTCAGATTCGTTTTGGCATTGGGATTAGTTCGGGGGAGGTGGTTTCGGGGAATATTGGTTCTAACAAGCGGATGGATTATACGGTAATTGGGGATGCAGTTAATTTAAGTTCTCGTTTGGAGAGTTTAACGAAAGAATATGCTTGTGATATTATTATTAGTGAGTATACTTATAATTTATGTGGTGGGGCGGCGCGTTTATTAACGCGAGAGTTGGATAAAACGCGGGTTAAGGGGAAAAGTAAGGCGGTGCGAATTTATGAGTTAATTGGCTTAAAACCTGCTTATCTTGACCCGCAAACGGAGCATTTTTTAGAGATTTATCATCAGGGACGGGAAGCTTATTTAGCACGGGATTTTCAAAGGGCGTTAGGGTTATTTACGGAAGCGGCCCGTTTACGACCTCAAGATCATCCGACGGAGATTCATGTTCAGCGTTGTCAGTTATATTTAAAAACACCCCCCCCAGAGAGTTGGGATGGGATTCACATTATGACGACTAAATAG